TGGCGGCTGACTACGTGAAGAAGGGCTCGCTGCTCGGCATCATCGGCAGCTTCAAGCTCGACCGCTGGACCGATCGCAGCAGCGGCGAGGAGCGCACCAAACCGGTGATCCGGGTGGACCGGCTGGAGCTGCTGGGCTCGCGCCGCGACGCCGAAGCCTCCATGGGCGGGGGCGGCGGCTACGGCGGCGGCGGGTTCGGCGGCGGCGAGCCGAGCGAGGAGGAAGTGCCCTTCTGAGCGCCCGCCATGGGGGTGCACGGCTGGAGTCGCCGGCCCCGCTGGCGCGAGGGCCGTGCCGGCCCAGCCGCGCCCCCAGGCGATCCAGAGAAGCGCAGGCTTCCGCTGGCCCATCCAGCGGGCCGCGGGGTGCCTGGCGATGCCCGCCGTCGCGCCAGCGGGGCGGGCACAGCCAGGCGCCCCGCCGGCACAGCTACTCAGTAGCGGTAGTGGTCGAGCTTGTAGGGACCTTCCACCGGCACGTTGATGTAGGCGGCCTGCTCCGGGGTGAGCTCGGTGAGCCGGGCGCCGATCTTCTCGAGGTGGAGGCGGGCCACCATCTCATCGAGGTGCTTGGGCAGCACATACACCTGCCTGGCGTACTGCTCACCCTTGGTGAACAGCTCGATCTGGGCCAGCACCTGGTTGGTGAAGGAATTGCTCATCACGAAGCTGGGATGGCCCGTGGCGCAGCCCAGATTCACCAGACGGCCCTCGGCCAGCAGGATGATCCTGTTGCCGCTGGGCAGCAGGATGTGGTCCACCTGGGGCTTGATGTTGTCCCAGGGGTACTGCTTGAGCGAGGCCACATCGATCTCGTTGTCGAAATGGCCGATGTTGCACACGATCGCCTGATCCTTCATCTGGATCAGATGCTCATGGCGGATCACCTTGAAGTTGCCGGTGGCGGTCACGAAGATGTCCACGTCGCGCACCACGTCGTCGAGACGCACCACGCGGTAGCCCTCCATCGCCGCCTGCAGGGCACAGATCGGGTCGACCTCGGCGATCATCACCGTGGCGCCCAGGCCCCGCAGCGACTGGGCTGATCCCTTGCCCACGTCGCCGTAACCCAGCACCAGCGCCACCTTGCCGGCCACCATCACATCGGTGGCCCGCTTGATGGAGTCCACCAGCGACTCGCGGCAGCCGTAGAGGTTGTCGAACTTGCTCTTGGTGACCGAATCGTTGACGTTGATCGCAGGGAAGGGGAGTTCGCCCGCGTTCTGGAGCTGGTACAGCCGTGCCACGCCGGTGGTGGTTTCCTCGGTGACGCCCTGGATGGCGGCATGGATCCGGGAGTAGAAACCGGGCTGGGCGGCCAGCTTCTGGCGGATGGAGTTGAAGAGGGCGGTTTCCTCTTCGTTGCTGGGATTGTCGAGAACGGAGGGATCCTTCTCGGCCTTGGTGCCCAGGATCACCAGACCGGTGGCGTCGCCGCCGTCGTCCAGGATCATGTTGGGCGTGCCGCCATCGCCCCACTCCAGGATGCGGTGGGTGAAGGCCCAGTACTCATCCAGCGTCTCGCCCTTGTAGGCGAACACGGGGATACCGGCGGCCGCGATCGCGGCGGCGGCGTGGTCCTGGGTGGAGAAGATGTTGCAGCTGGCCCAGCGCACCTCGGCGCCGAGGGCCACCAGGGTTTCGATCAGAACAGCGGTCTGAATCGTCATGTGCAGGGATCCCGCGATGCGGGCCCCCTTGAGGGGCTGCTCGGCGCCGAACTTGCGGCGCAGGGCCATCAGGCCCGGCATCTCGGTTTCGGCAATGGCAATCTCCTTGCGGCCGAAATCGGCGAGGCCGAGATCAGCGATCACGTAGGAGGATGTGGTCTGCAACGACAGTGCAGAGGGTGTGGCCACCATGGGACTTCGGCTCCAGATAACTGCTCGCTCCCGGCTGGGAGGGCGTTGGGGGAAAATTCTGCGGAGACGCCGAGGCTTCGGGCTCGCTTGAGCGGCAATCTACAGACAGGTTCAAGATCCGCGTGAGCCCTGCCATCCCGCCCTGCCGGTGCGAATCCCTGGCCGATGCCGCCGCCACGCAGGCACTGGGCGCCCGGCTGGCCGCCCTGGTCGGCCCCGGCCCGGCGATCCTGCTGCTGCTGGGTGAGCTGGGCGCGGGCAAGACCTGCCTGGTGCAGGGCCTCGCCGCGGCCCTGGGCATCGACGAGCCGATCACCAGCCCCACCTTCGCCCTGGCCCAGCACTACAGCGCCCCGGTGGGCCCCGGTGGCGGCGGCTCCCTGGTGCACCTCGACCTCTACCGCCTGGAGCAGCCTGCCGCCGCCGACGAGCTGTTCGCCCAGGAAGAGGAAACGGCGCGGGAGCTGGGGGCGGTGCTGGCGGTGGAGTGGCCGCAGCGGCTCAGCGTCCTGCCTGCGGAGGCCTGGCGGGTGGAGCTGGAGCTGCCCCAGGGGGGCGATCCGGAGGCGGGCCGGCTGGCCCGGGTGTGGGCGCCGCACTGACGGCGCCGGCCAGGAAAGCGGCCACGGCTGCGGCGGTGGGCTGGGGATCGATGGCCCCGGGCGCCTGGCACACCAGGGCCCCGCAGGCGCTGGCGAAGCGCATCAGCTCCACCACCCCGTCCAGGTGCTCGCCCCGCAGCAGCTCCGGCCTGGCGCAGAGCCCGTGCAGCACGCCGGCCGTGAAGGCATCCCCCGCCCCGGTGGTGTCGGCCACGGTCACCGGAAAGGCGTACAGCTCCCCTGCACTGGCCCCGAAGCTCCAGCGCAGGGGGCTGGCGCCATCGGTGACCACCACGGCGGGGTGCCGGGGCAGCGCCTGCCGCACCGCCTCGGGGGAGGCGCTGCCGAACAGCCAGCGGGCCTCCTCGGCAGCGCACTTCACCAGGGCGGCCTGGCCGAGCAGGTCCAGGATCTGCTTCTGCTGGGCCTCGTTGGGCGGGGCGTCGGGAGCGGCCGCCCCATCCCAGAACGTGGGTCGCCAGTTCACATCCACGGCGATGGCCACCCCGGCGGCGGCGGCCAGGCTCACGGCCCGCCGCAGGGCCTCCGCCGCCGCGGGCCGGGCCAGGGGGATCGTGCCCACCAGCAGCCAGGAGGCCGGGCCCAGCAGCCCGCCGGCGCCCGTGAGGGCCCCGGCCAGGGGAGCGGCCTCGAGAGCCTCATCCGCGAATCCTTCGCCGCGATCCCCCGCGAAACCGCCGAACCGGCGCTCCCCCTGCCGGTCGCGGTGCACCAGCACCACCCGGGAGGGTCGCCGCCGGTCCCACTGCAGAGCGGCGGTGTTCACCCCCCGGCGCTCGAACAGCCCGGCGAAGGCCCGGCCGATCGGATCGGTGCCGAGCCGCCCCACAAACGCCGCCGTCGTGCCCAGCCGGGCCAGGGCGCAGGCCGCGTTGGCGGGTGCTCCGCCGAGGCGGTCGTCGATCTGATCGGGGGAGGCCGTGGCGGGATCGCCGCCGGGGGGGCCGAGGCGATCCACCAGGGCCTCCCCGAGGCAGAGCACCCGGGGGGACGCGACCATGAGGCTGCCGTTCGTCTGCACCCAGGCTGGCCGGATCAGGCCGCGGCGTCAGCGCCGAGATGCTCGAGCAGGGCCGCGATGATGCGGGCATTGGCGGCCGGGAAGGGGAACTCGGCCAGCTGAGCGGGCCGCACCCAGCGCACCTGCTGGCTGGCCAGGGGCTGGGGTTCACCACCGACCCAGCGGCAGAGGTGCACCACGAAGCGCAGCCGTTTGTGGCTGTAGGCGTGCTCCAGGCTGATCAGTTCCTGGCCCACCTCGGCCTCGATCGCCAGCTCCTCGCGCAGCTCCCGGGCGATGGTGGCCGCGATGGGCTCCCCAGGCTCCTGCTTGCCGCCCGGAAATTCCCACAGCCCCCCCAGCAGGCCCTCGGGAAGGCGCTGATCGATCAGCACCTCGCCGGCGCCGTTGAGCACCACCCCCACGCCGATCACCTGGAAGGGCAGCGGCCTGGGAGCGTCCTTCACGGGGAAGCGGGCGGGGTCGCCGGCAGCGTAGGCAGCGCACTCCCCCTGCCAGGGGCAGGCACCGCAGCGGGGCTGCCGGGGCGTGCACACGGTGGCCCCCAGATCCATCAGGGCCTGGTTGAACTGGCGGGGCCGCACCGGGTCGAGCAGCTGCTCGCTCAGCCGCCAGAACGCCGCCAGCTGCCGCGCCGGCGGCACGGGCCAGGCGGTGAGGCGCGCCAGCACCCGCTTCACGTTGCCGTCGAGGATGGGGTGGGGCAGGTCGAAGGCCGAGGAGAGGATGCTGCCGGCGGTGCTGCGGCCCACCCCGGGCAGGGCCTGCCAACCCGCCAGGTCGCGGGGCCAGGGATCGGCCGTGCCCTGCCCGTCGCCGCGGGCGGCCGCACGCCACAGCTGGCGGGCGCCCTGCTGCAGACGGCGGGGCCGGGCGTAGTAGCCGAGGCCCTGCCAGAGCAGCAGCACCTGCTGCTCGCCGGCGGACGCCAGGCCGGCGAGGTCGGGGAGGGCGGCCATCCAGCGCCGCCAGTAGGGCAGCACCACCTGCAGCTGGGTCTGCTGCAGCATCACCTCCGCCACCCAGATGCCATAGGGGTCGAGCACCTCTCCCGGGCCCGGCTGCCCCCCGGCGGTGGGCTGTTTCCAGGGGATGGCGTGACGCCCCTCCAGCGTCCACCAGGCCAGCAGCGCCTCGCGCAACGCCGGCCCGGTGTGGGCGAGCCACGCCTCGACGGCAGTCGGCGGCACGGAGGGAGGCTCGGAGGGAAGCTCGGAGGGAGGCTCGGACACAGGCGCTCGCAGAGGCCGCGTGCTCACACCACCCGGTAGCGCTCCGGCTCCGCCAGCAGCGGGGAGAGCTCCGGCACCGCGGCAAGGGTTTCACCCGTGCGCAGCCGCAGCAGACGCGAGTGGAAGGCGCCCGGCTTCACCCCCTGACAGCGCCAGCGCAGCACCTGCCAGTCGAGCCCCAGCAGGCGGTAGAGCAGGGCCTGGAGCCGCAGGGCCAGGGTGACTTCCGACGGCCGGTCGCGGCGCCGCAGCGGGCGGCCCAGCAACGCCGCCTTCTCCCGCATGCGGCGGGGCAGACGCTCGCGCACCTGCTCGGGGGGCAGGGAAGCGAACAGCTTGATCAGGCGCTGGTGCTCGGGGGTCGCGGCGTTGTAGCGCCGACGGCTGCCGCGGTGGTTGTGCGTGACCACCCGGATTCCCGCCAGCTCGGGCGTGAAGGCGAAGCGCCCACCGCGCCGCCAGGCCCGCAGCAGCCAGTCCCGCAGGGGGGTGCGCCACAGCCGGCTGGAGTGGGTCCAGGCGCCCACCCGACGGGCGAAGGCGGTGCGCACCAGCCAGAAGCTGCTGGGGTCGTAGTAGAGATCCTCCCGGCGCAGCAGCATGCGCAGATCACGCAGGTCCGGCCCCAGCGTCACCCGCTTCATGAACACGGGCCGGATGCGCCCATCCGGTTCCTCGTGGCAGTTCACCAGCTTCAGGGCCGGTGCCAGCAGCACATCGGCCCTGGTCTGCTCCAGATGCCGCAGGCCCTGCTCGAGGTGATCGGGCAGCAGCAGATCGTCGTGGTTGAGAAAGCACACCACCGGCGCCCGCACCAGGGCCAGGCCGAAGGAATTGGGACCGGACTGCTCCCCGAAGCGCTCGGTGAGGTTGTAGTAGCGCACCCGGGGATCGCCCAGCTGCTCGAGCATGGTGCCGGTGTCGGGGTCGCAGCAGTCGCCCACCACCACGGCCTCCCAGTCGCCACAGGTCTGCAGCTGCAGGGCCCGCAGGGTGCTGCGCAGGGCATCCACCCGCCTGTAGGTGGCGATCACGAGGCTGACGCGGGGCAGGGGCGAGGGCATCGGCTCAGAGGTAGGCGAGCAGCATCGAGATCAGGCTGCGGGCCTCGTTGGAGAACACCCCCTGCCGTTTCACCAGCCGCGCGATCTGGGCCAGGGTCATCCAGCTGAGCGAGGGCGAGACCGGCAGCTCATCGGCAGGATCGAGCAGGGCGATGCTGTAGCGGGCCACGGAGCGGTAGAAGCGCCCGCCCTCGTCGGAGTGGAGATTGGAGAGCACGGGGGTGGCGCGGCGGTGGATCGCCTCAAGCAGCCGCTCCTCGGCATCGAGCTCCGGCACCGGCGAGGGAGCGCCGCCGGCATCCTGCAGGGCCGGTCCGTACTGGAAGCCCTCCCTGAAGCCGATCTCGGCGCGGCCGCGGAACAGCAGGTGCAGCACGCCGCCGAATTCGCGGGCCAGCAGCACGGCGGTGCCCTCCCGCTCCTGGGCCACGATCGGCTGATCCCAGCTGTGCACCTCGCGCTCACTGGAGCTCACCGCCACCTGGCGCACGTCGAAGCTGCCGGCCGGACCGAGCAGGCGGGGCTGGCGGCCCTCCAGCCAGTCCACCTGGTCGTCGAGGGGAACAGTGGCCACGGCGAACGGATGGGCGGCCCGCAGCTGCTCGAGGCGCTGGAGGATCTCGCCATCACTGGCCTGCTCCGCCGCCGGGCCAGCGCCGTAGGAGCGCAGCAGAGCCTCCCCGAAACCGCCCTGGCCCCTGCAGCGGCTGAACGGGGCGTCGCCGCCGGCCAGGGCCGACCAGTCGGAGGAGGCGAGCACGGAGCGGGCGTCGGTGTTGATCTGGAAGTCGCTCACCAGCAGGGCGCACACCTCCCGCACCGGTGCCCAGCGGTACACCGCATCATCGAGATCCAGCTCCAGTGCGGCGGGCAGCTCCACCGTCATGTTGCGGTTGTATTTGCCGAGGAAGCGGGTGCCCTGCTCCGACT
This portion of the Cyanobium sp. NIES-981 genome encodes:
- a CDS encoding single-stranded DNA-binding protein, whose protein sequence is MGVNSITLVGRAGRDPEVRYFESGSMVANLTLAVNRRSRDDEPDWFNLEIWGKQAQVAADYVKKGSLLGIIGSFKLDRWTDRSSGEERTKPVIRVDRLELLGSRRDAEASMGGGGGYGGGGFGGGEPSEEEVPF
- the tsaE gene encoding tRNA (adenosine(37)-N6)-threonylcarbamoyltransferase complex ATPase subunit type 1 TsaE, with product MRVSPAIPPCRCESLADAAATQALGARLAALVGPGPAILLLLGELGAGKTCLVQGLAAALGIDEPITSPTFALAQHYSAPVGPGGGGSLVHLDLYRLEQPAAADELFAQEEETARELGAVLAVEWPQRLSVLPAEAWRVELELPQGGDPEAGRLARVWAPH
- a CDS encoding glycosyltransferase family 2 protein, with protein sequence MPSPLPRVSLVIATYRRVDALRSTLRALQLQTCGDWEAVVVGDCCDPDTGTMLEQLGDPRVRYYNLTERFGEQSGPNSFGLALVRAPVVCFLNHDDLLLPDHLEQGLRHLEQTRADVLLAPALKLVNCHEEPDGRIRPVFMKRVTLGPDLRDLRMLLRREDLYYDPSSFWLVRTAFARRVGAWTHSSRLWRTPLRDWLLRAWRRGGRFAFTPELAGIRVVTHNHRGSRRRYNAATPEHQRLIKLFASLPPEQVRERLPRRMREKAALLGRPLRRRDRPSEVTLALRLQALLYRLLGLDWQVLRWRCQGVKPGAFHSRLLRLRTGETLAAVPELSPLLAEPERYRVV
- the ahcY gene encoding adenosylhomocysteinase, which produces MVATPSALSLQTTSSYVIADLGLADFGRKEIAIAETEMPGLMALRRKFGAEQPLKGARIAGSLHMTIQTAVLIETLVALGAEVRWASCNIFSTQDHAAAAIAAAGIPVFAYKGETLDEYWAFTHRILEWGDGGTPNMILDDGGDATGLVILGTKAEKDPSVLDNPSNEEETALFNSIRQKLAAQPGFYSRIHAAIQGVTEETTTGVARLYQLQNAGELPFPAINVNDSVTKSKFDNLYGCRESLVDSIKRATDVMVAGKVALVLGYGDVGKGSAQSLRGLGATVMIAEVDPICALQAAMEGYRVVRLDDVVRDVDIFVTATGNFKVIRHEHLIQMKDQAIVCNIGHFDNEIDVASLKQYPWDNIKPQVDHILLPSGNRIILLAEGRLVNLGCATGHPSFVMSNSFTNQVLAQIELFTKGEQYARQVYVLPKHLDEMVARLHLEKIGARLTELTPEQAAYINVPVEGPYKLDHYRY
- a CDS encoding NDP-hexose 2,3-dehydratase family protein translates to MPSESLLSWLEGRRGLCDMTVQEIPWQHSGEWRYREGALQHKSGGFFSIVGVEATAGGRPTLRQPLINQPEVGILGFLLQHRGGEPHLLIQAKPEPGNIGLSQAAPSVQATRSNYKRLHHGKPTAFLQYFTGDPAATVRADSLQSEQGTRFLGKYNRNMTVELPAALELDLDDAVYRWAPVREVCALLVSDFQINTDARSVLASSDWSALAGGDAPFSRCRGQGGFGEALLRSYGAGPAAEQASDGEILQRLEQLRAAHPFAVATVPLDDQVDWLEGRQPRLLGPAGSFDVRQVAVSSSEREVHSWDQPIVAQEREGTAVLLAREFGGVLHLLFRGRAEIGFREGFQYGPALQDAGGAPSPVPELDAEERLLEAIHRRATPVLSNLHSDEGGRFYRSVARYSIALLDPADELPVSPSLSWMTLAQIARLVKRQGVFSNEARSLISMLLAYL
- the mutT gene encoding 8-oxo-dGTP diphosphatase MutT codes for the protein MPPTAVEAWLAHTGPALREALLAWWTLEGRHAIPWKQPTAGGQPGPGEVLDPYGIWVAEVMLQQTQLQVVLPYWRRWMAALPDLAGLASAGEQQVLLLWQGLGYYARPRRLQQGARQLWRAAARGDGQGTADPWPRDLAGWQALPGVGRSTAGSILSSAFDLPHPILDGNVKRVLARLTAWPVPPARQLAAFWRLSEQLLDPVRPRQFNQALMDLGATVCTPRQPRCGACPWQGECAAYAAGDPARFPVKDAPRPLPFQVIGVGVVLNGAGEVLIDQRLPEGLLGGLWEFPGGKQEPGEPIAATIARELREELAIEAEVGQELISLEHAYSHKRLRFVVHLCRWVGGEPQPLASQQVRWVRPAQLAEFPFPAANARIIAALLEHLGADAAA
- a CDS encoding carbohydrate kinase — its product is MVASPRVLCLGEALVDRLGPPGGDPATASPDQIDDRLGGAPANAACALARLGTTAAFVGRLGTDPIGRAFAGLFERRGVNTAALQWDRRRPSRVVLVHRDRQGERRFGGFAGDRGEGFADEALEAAPLAGALTGAGGLLGPASWLLVGTIPLARPAAAEALRRAVSLAAAAGVAIAVDVNWRPTFWDGAAAPDAPPNEAQQKQILDLLGQAALVKCAAEEARWLFGSASPEAVRQALPRHPAVVVTDGASPLRWSFGASAGELYAFPVTVADTTGAGDAFTAGVLHGLCARPELLRGEHLDGVVELMRFASACGALVCQAPGAIDPQPTAAAVAAFLAGAVSAAPTPGPAGPPPDRPPGAAPAPPARPPQAGR